AGCTCTTCATGATATGTATGAGAAGTAACATTTCTGGCATCAACTGCATCAAGCAAGGCATTAAATTCATCTTCAGTAATCAACTTAATATTCAATGATTCTCGAAATACTTTTTTAGGTGTAGGAACTTCAACACTGACCTTGTAAACCTGTAATAGATATTCTTTAAGTAATTTCCAAAAAGTATCTAAGGAAAACTCAAAACATTGAATTTCAGAGTTTCGCATAAACTCATAATGGGTTTTACCAACTGGATCATTTTTTAAAATTAAAATATTTTTATTCAATTGATACAATGAATCTTTTACTGAAGCATATCTTTTCTTTAAGTTTTCTACTGACGCCATAATTTCCCTTCTGATAAAACCATTTTCCGCATATCTTCTGGCATGCGATATACATCTACAACGTCAACCTTATATGGAATATATAAAGCTTCCATAACATCTCTAGCTTCTCCAACTGATGACAGTTCCATTTTTTGTCCGGCGTCTATAGCAATATCAACATCCGAAGAGTCTGTATAAGTTCCACGTGCACGTGATCCAAAAAGATAAATCTGCGCACCAGGAAACAATACATTCAAAATCCCAAGCATTTTAGATTTATGTTCTTTTTTTATAGACATAGTTGCACTCCTAAATAATAGTTTCATTTAGTATATCATCATTACAAACGAACCTGCAATTAATGCGCGCTTACCATAAGTGAACTCATATGATCATGCATTATATTTTCTCTTTAGTATCTTATAACTACCATCTATATTACTATCTAAACATTCGGGCATTTTTTAATCTTTCAGGCAGGCTATCATACATCTCTTTGTCATGGCCACTTATTATGCTATTGAATTTACTTATTTTGTGCATAAAATCACATTGTTGCGTATTTAATTGCTGCCATAACGACATACCTGAAATAGTCCAATTAACCAATCGCTCTGTTGTCTTAATCAAAAGTGATGCCTCTTTATCATTTAACTGAACGTACTCTACAAACTCATCTTCTTTACAAGAGAAACAACCTTTCCATTTTTTTGTTTTTACATCAATAAGAGCCACAAATTTATCTGCATCAACAATCATCATATCCTCAGACTGATTAAAAAAGACTGATTTAATAATCTCATGAGGTTCAGTAGCCATATGCATGCAACAGCTATCCCCTGTTTCAACATCATATATATACGCTTTTTTTCTTGTGTACATCAAAACTCTATCACCCTTTTTACTAAAAGCGGAAGATATAGACTCAGAAGGTGAAAAGGTTTCGTATACCTTTCTTAATGAATCACTTTTAACTGAATATAATGACAATCTATTTGCAGTTTCAATTAATACATGTTCACCTGTAGCATTTAAACGACATGTTGTTTTTTCATCCGAATTTAAATTAAATGAAGCTATCATATCATTTGTTGCAATATCAAAAAGCCGTGCACGCCTATTGGTTTGAACAAGAAACCTATTTTTTTGTTCATTTATCTGTATATTTTTTTCTACTAATTCTTCATCGGGATCGATTTGAGCAAACTCTGTAGAAATCTGCTTATGCTCATCATACACAAATAGACGACGATCAGTTTCAATGAAAAGCTTATTATTCAACCTATTATAAGAAACGGATCTTATTGTTTGCTCCGGATGAACATGCAAAACTTCTTTACACTCTCCAGTTTGTGCATTACAAACACAAAACTTATTTCCATTTTTGAAAAAGACTCGATTATCGATTTCATTAAAATATATATAAGTTAAATCGCCTTCAGGAACAACCCCTGATACCTGAATCTGTTTACTGTTTTGTACATCATAAATTCTAAAACGTCGGTCCGACATAAAGACGACTCTATCGCCGACTTGATTAAATGTATAATCAATAGTTCTTTCATCATCGCGCATTTGATCAATCAAAAAATGCTCATATGTCTGTAGATCCAAAATACCTATTTTTCCTGATACTGAACAAAAAATAAGTTTATCTTTTGCTTGATTAAAGACCAATTCATAACGAGAATGAACATATTTATCAAAAACATGAAAACGTTTCCATTCTTTTGTTAACATATTGTATATCACTATAGGACTCTGCTCAAAACGATTTACTAAAAAACATATCAAGCCGTTTTCTCTATTGAGCAAAATTATATCACCACAACAAGAATCCTTAATATCGTCAGGAAAAAAAAGTTCTGTATACATTTCTGACGCAACATCATAAAAGAAAAGACGTCCATTATCACGCACAATAAGTGCTTTGCCTAACTTATCAGACTTTACCATAAAACTATCTTGAGATAGTATTTTTTGAAAAGAAACTAATCCACCCCGCCTTAAAAAACATCGATCAAAAAATTTAAAACGCTCCATTTTTATCGCTTCAGCTAACTCTAAAGGTAACTGCTCAACTTCACTAAAAGTACATAATCTGTCTTGCACTAACGCATCCGTACATGTTTTTTGTAAAACTGGCATGTCACGATCATTTGCTTTTTTAAGCAAAAATAAAAGATCATCTTTATTTAATTTCTCTACCAATGACAGCAAATGTTCATTTGGTATAAATGACACAAAAAGTTCATTTGTACCGTTGTTTTTAGGAATAGCACTGTTCATTGCATC
This genomic interval from Candidatus Dependentiae bacterium contains the following:
- a CDS encoding HI0074 family nucleotidyltransferase substrate-binding subunit, giving the protein MASVENLKKRYASVKDSLYQLNKNILILKNDPVGKTHYEFMRNSEIQCFEFSLDTFWKLLKEYLLQVYKVSVEVPTPKKVFRESLNIKLITEDEFNALLDAVDARNVTSHTYHEELAQEISQKIPHFYEVINGIFSRLKIDQ
- a CDS encoding nucleotidyltransferase domain-containing protein is translated as MSIKKEHKSKMLGILNVLFPGAQIYLFGSRARGTYTDSSDVDIAIDAGQKMELSSVGEARDVMEALYIPYKVDVVDVYRMPEDMRKMVLSEGKLWRQ